In the Streptomyces sp. SJL17-4 genome, CCTCGCTGTGGACCGTGAAGCAGTCGGGCGGCTGGCAGGTCGTCAACATCGCCACCGGTGACGACGAGATCCGGTACGCGGAGCTGGGCGGCGAGGGCCTGGTGTTCCGCGAGCCGCAGATCGACGCGTGGTACGTCCAGAAGGGGGCGAAGGTGCTGCCACTGGACGAGGACGCGGTGCGGGCGGTGGGCCGGAACGGGACGAGCCTCGCGGCGTACCGGGAGCGGGTGGTCCGGGCGTACGGGGACAAGCTCCCTGGCTCGGCCTACGCGAGGAAGGGCACGGCGGGTGGGTACGGCGCGCAGGCGGCTCCGACCGCGGCTCCGGCTGCGGCTCCGGCTGTGGGGCCTTCGGCCGGGGAGCCGGCCGTCACTGTTGCGTCGGGCGCGGCGGGTGCGGGGGCGGTGCTGGCCCTGGCCCTGATATCCACGTCGGCGATACGCCGCCGACGCGCCTCCAGGGAGACCTGAGCCCGCGTTGTGGGCATTCGTTCCTGCCCCCAGACTTCGTCCGGGGGGACCCCCAGGGCGGTGCCCACCCTCACACCCCGCCCCCCCCGTTGTGGGCATTCGTTCCGCAGGGGCGGCGCCCACCCTCGCTCCTGCCCACCCGTTGTGGGCAACTGTTCCGCAGGGCGGAACGGGTGGGCACAACGGGCGGTGCCCCTTGCCGGGCCTAGGCTCCCTGCGCCCTGACCCGCACCCTGTGCACGGCGCACTGGTGGTGCGGGTCCAGGCACAAGGGGCGGAGGCGCCGCCAGAGGGCGCCGTCCGTGTGCCACCCGTCCCGCCCTGGGGGTCCCCCCGGACGAAGTCTGGGGGAGGGACGATTGCCCACACGGCGGGTGGGCGAAGGGCAGCGCCCAGCGGTGCGCGGGGGCGTCAGCGGGCCAGGTAGCCGCCGTCCACCGGGAGGATCGCGCCTGTGATGAAGGACGCCTCCTCCGACGCCAGGAACACGATCGCCGACGCCACCTCCTCCGGCGTCCCGAAGCGGCCCATCGGGTGGCCGCGGACGACCTCCGCCAGGTACTCCGGCCCGCCCGGTTCCTCCCGCGCCGCCGCCACCCGTTCCGTCTCGATCGTGCCGGGGGCCACCGCGTTCACCCGGATCCCCTGCTCCGCCCACTCCACCGCCAGGTGCTTGGTCAGACCGGTGGCCACGAACTTCGCCGGGCCGTAGACCGCCTGCCGGGCCTGGCCGGCCACGCCCGAGATCGACGATGTGCAGACGATGGCCCCGCCACCCGAGACGAGCATCGCCTCGATCGCGTACTTGCAGGTCAGGAACATTCCCCGGCCGTCCACCGCCATCACCCGGTCGAAGTCCGCGCCCTCCGCCTCCGTGACGGAGAGGAGGGGGATCACGCCCGCGTTCGCCACCAGGACGTCCAGCCCTCCGAATCGGTCCACCGCCGTGGTGATCATGCGCCGGGCGTCCTCCTCCCGGGACACGTCACCGATCACCGGGACCACCCCCTCCAGCGTCGCCAGCCGGTCCCCGTCGAGGTCGGTCGCGACCACGCGCGCGCCCTCCCGGAGGAACCGTTCCGCCGTCGCCCGGCCGATTCCGCTCGCCGCACCCGTGATCACGCACACCCGGTCCGCCAGCCGCCCCGCGGCCCGTCCCGTCACCTGATTCGCCATGCTTCGCCAACGAGCGCGCGAGGCCGGAGTGTCGGTGCCCGCCAGTAGGGTGGGGAGCATGGCAGACCCCTCCAGCTACCGCCCCAAGCCGGGTCAGATCCCCGACTCCCCGGGGGTCTACAAGTTCCGCGACGAGCACCGCCGGGTGATCTACGTAGGGAAGGCGAAGTCCCTCCGCCAGCGGCTGGCCAACTACTTCCAGCCGCTCACGAGCCTGCACCCGCGGACGGCCACCATGGTGACCACCGCGGCGTCCGTGGAGTGGACCGTCGTGTCGACCGAGGTCGAGGCGCTCCAGCTGGAGTACTCCTGGATCAAGGAGTACGACCCCCGGTTCAACGTCAAGTACCGGGACGACAAGAGCTACCCGTACCTCGCCGTGACGATGAACGAGGAGTTCCCGCGCGTCCAGGTCCTGCGCGGCCACAAGAAGAAGGGCGTGCGCTACTTCGGGCCGTACGCGCACGCGTGGGCCATCCGCGAGACCGTCGACCTGATGCTGCGGGTCTTCCCGGTGCGGACCTGCTCCGCGGGGGTGTTCCGGAATGCCGCCTCCGCCGGACGGCCCTGTCTGCTCGGGTACATCGGCAAGTGCTCGGCGCCCTGTGTCGGCCGGGTCACCCCGGAGGAGCACCGCGAACTGGCGGAAGAGTTCAGCGACTTCATGGCCGGCCGCACCGGTACGTACATCCGACGGCTGGAGAAGCAGATGATGCTCGCGGCCGAGGACATGGAGTACGAGAAGGCGGCGCGGCTCCGCGACGACATAGAGGCGCTGCGCCGGGCCATGGAGAAGAGCGCGGTCGTGCTCGCCGACGCCACCGACGCCGACCTGATCGCGCTCGCCGAGGACGAGCTGGAGGCCGCCGTGCAGATCTTCCACGTGCGCGGCGGACGCGTCCGCGGCCAGCGCGGCTGGGTCACCGACAAGGTCGAGGCCGTCGACACGGCCGGGCTCGTCGAGCACGCGATCCAGCAGCTGTACGGCGAGGAGAGCGGGGAGACGGTGCCCAAGGAGGTCCTGGTCCCGGCGCTGCCGGAGGACACGGAGGCCGTCACCGCCTGGCTCTCCGGCCGCCGCGGAGCCAACGTCTCGCTGCGGATCCCGCAGCGCGGCGACAAGAAGGACCTGATGGAGACCGTCGCGCG is a window encoding:
- the uvrC gene encoding excinuclease ABC subunit UvrC yields the protein MADPSSYRPKPGQIPDSPGVYKFRDEHRRVIYVGKAKSLRQRLANYFQPLTSLHPRTATMVTTAASVEWTVVSTEVEALQLEYSWIKEYDPRFNVKYRDDKSYPYLAVTMNEEFPRVQVLRGHKKKGVRYFGPYAHAWAIRETVDLMLRVFPVRTCSAGVFRNAASAGRPCLLGYIGKCSAPCVGRVTPEEHRELAEEFSDFMAGRTGTYIRRLEKQMMLAAEDMEYEKAARLRDDIEALRRAMEKSAVVLADATDADLIALAEDELEAAVQIFHVRGGRVRGQRGWVTDKVEAVDTAGLVEHAIQQLYGEESGETVPKEVLVPALPEDTEAVTAWLSGRRGANVSLRIPQRGDKKDLMETVARNAQQALVLHKTKRASDLTTRSRALEEIAEALDLDSAPLRIECFDISHLQGEDVVASMVVFEDGLPRKSEYRRFQIKSFEGQDDVRSMHEVIGRRFRRYLAEKEKTGEWDPEGVVEDPDESGRPKRFAYPPQLVVVDGGQPQVAAARRALDELGITDIAVCGLAKRLEEVWLPGDDDPVVLPRSSEGLYLLQRVRDTAHDFAIRYQRSKRAKRIRTSPLDAVPGLGDTRKQALIKHFGSVKRLRQATIEQICEVPGMGRKTAEAVVVALAQAAPAAPAVNTATGEIMEDDGGGTA
- a CDS encoding SDR family oxidoreductase — translated: MANQVTGRAAGRLADRVCVITGAASGIGRATAERFLREGARVVATDLDGDRLATLEGVVPVIGDVSREEDARRMITTAVDRFGGLDVLVANAGVIPLLSVTEAEGADFDRVMAVDGRGMFLTCKYAIEAMLVSGGGAIVCTSSISGVAGQARQAVYGPAKFVATGLTKHLAVEWAEQGIRVNAVAPGTIETERVAAAREEPGGPEYLAEVVRGHPMGRFGTPEEVASAIVFLASEEASFITGAILPVDGGYLAR